The following are from one region of the Nostoc cf. commune SO-36 genome:
- a CDS encoding Pvc16 family protein, whose translation MFSLLLTAWDRTALGEHHFISEALTVLLRHRTLEEEFLVPELRGYGNLNMTVALEPPIEIGSLWSALNVPLRSALYLTVTIPFEPQPTPVPLVWERIFNLRNQLSRDSDSLVLTRRVAIAGIVKSAVTNLPLVATEVAVMGTEKSILTTKEGLFFFEDLHLGNYVLTLNHPGYLPQNVNALVDNQSNTFKEIFLTPE comes from the coding sequence ATGTTTTCGCTACTCTTAACAGCTTGGGATAGAACAGCTTTAGGTGAGCATCACTTTATTAGTGAGGCGTTGACTGTGCTGTTGCGCCATCGCACCTTGGAAGAGGAGTTTTTGGTTCCTGAATTACGAGGCTATGGTAATTTGAACATGACAGTTGCCCTAGAGCCACCAATTGAGATTGGCTCTTTATGGAGCGCTCTCAATGTGCCGTTGCGTTCAGCCTTGTATTTGACAGTTACAATACCCTTCGAGCCACAACCTACCCCAGTGCCTTTGGTTTGGGAGCGAATTTTCAATTTGCGAAATCAATTGTCTCGCGATAGTGACAGTTTAGTATTAACCAGACGAGTTGCGATCGCGGGTATTGTCAAAAGTGCGGTGACAAATCTGCCGTTGGTAGCGACAGAAGTTGCTGTGATGGGAACTGAAAAGTCCATATTAACTACTAAAGAAGGGCTGTTCTTTTTTGAAGACCTTCATTTAGGTAATTATGTTTTGACTCTGAATCATCCTGGCTATTTACCCCAAAACGTCAATGCATTGGTAGATAACCAAAGTAATACTTTCAAAGAAATATTTCTAACTCCTGAATAA
- a CDS encoding sensor histidine kinase — MTLGFSVQKLDNGSNYLSSLDVQSFCQLESEQLTSKYPIFFARIVYHDSLLRANQEVINYGEDQVPFSPKTLAYLRSEAWLTDFPPVLTLQEFKLKDFSSICYICPISYRNQKTEYIQIITHERLSSSLQLYVKRSAMLLSKYVDISWDYGRQKTEIKLLEDILHRVGHQLRNSLGLIGLYAHNLCLGLEDSPWQEQATIIGESIQDLDTNLNELIDCGQSAKLRVTLQDLRSLVVESLTNLQPLINQKKLKILIPDTSTILKIDKLQMKQVFDNILSNAAHFSPNSGTITCSWQIFQDEVLIKISDQGPGLSQEDLQKIFTPFYSRRKGGTGLGLTIAKKIVLDHQGSIWAQVLSESGAQFSMILPRSRSVN, encoded by the coding sequence ATGACACTAGGCTTTTCTGTCCAAAAACTAGACAATGGCTCTAATTATTTGAGTTCCTTAGACGTCCAAAGCTTTTGTCAGCTTGAGTCTGAGCAGTTAACTAGTAAGTATCCAATTTTTTTCGCTCGAATTGTCTATCATGATTCATTATTGAGAGCTAATCAAGAGGTGATAAATTATGGTGAAGACCAAGTTCCTTTTTCCCCAAAAACTTTAGCTTATTTGCGCTCGGAAGCATGGCTTACGGATTTTCCACCTGTTTTGACTTTACAGGAATTTAAGCTTAAAGACTTTTCATCTATTTGTTACATTTGCCCCATATCCTATAGAAATCAAAAAACTGAATATATTCAAATCATTACTCATGAACGTCTCTCGTCGAGTTTACAACTATATGTAAAACGCTCTGCTATGCTGCTGAGTAAGTATGTAGATATTTCCTGGGACTATGGCAGACAAAAAACTGAAATTAAACTCCTAGAAGATATCTTGCATCGAGTCGGTCATCAATTACGTAACTCTCTAGGACTCATAGGATTGTATGCACATAATTTATGCTTAGGTTTAGAGGATAGCCCTTGGCAAGAGCAAGCAACAATTATCGGCGAAAGTATACAAGATTTGGATACTAATTTAAATGAACTAATTGATTGCGGTCAAAGTGCAAAATTAAGGGTAACACTTCAAGATTTAAGAAGTTTAGTGGTTGAAAGTCTCACAAATTTGCAACCTCTAATTAATCAGAAAAAACTTAAAATATTGATTCCCGATACATCGACAATACTGAAGATAGACAAATTACAAATGAAACAAGTATTTGATAATATCCTCAGTAATGCCGCTCATTTCAGTCCTAATTCAGGAACTATTACCTGTAGCTGGCAAATTTTCCAAGATGAAGTTTTAATTAAAATCTCCGATCAAGGGCCAGGATTGTCTCAAGAAGACTTACAAAAAATATTTACCCCATTTTATTCCCGACGGAAAGGAGGTACAGGGCTGGGTTTAACTATTGCTAAAAAAATTGTTTTAGATCACCAAGGAAGTATCTGGGCACAAGTTTTATCAGAAAGTGGGGCACAATTTTCGATGATTTTGCCTCGTTCAAGGAGCGTGAATTAA
- a CDS encoding response regulator transcription factor: MINDNKKLSVLLVDDEERFRQGLRTLLNFYSINSALPVEVIGDADSVEQVLKFTSQKCPDLILLDMQLKGCDGITVLARLKETAYTGKVLVLSAHQEDDWIFRAMQAGAAGYVFKNRLATQLCEAIDTVTRSEIYLPSEVASRFFRFFQAYSDSCVKACHEVHLTEREQEVLYWLTQGASNEKIAKHLYVTVATVKAHLTSIFEKLKVTSRTQAIVAALKLGLVHT, translated from the coding sequence ATGATTAATGATAATAAGAAACTTTCGGTTTTGCTTGTAGATGACGAAGAACGTTTTCGTCAAGGGTTACGTACTCTCTTGAATTTTTATAGTATTAATTCTGCGTTACCTGTAGAAGTGATAGGTGATGCGGATTCTGTAGAGCAAGTTTTAAAGTTTACAAGCCAGAAGTGTCCAGATTTAATTTTGCTGGATATGCAATTGAAAGGATGTGATGGAATTACAGTTTTGGCACGTCTTAAGGAGACTGCTTACACTGGGAAAGTTTTAGTATTGTCGGCTCATCAAGAAGATGACTGGATTTTTAGAGCGATGCAGGCGGGAGCCGCAGGTTATGTGTTTAAAAATCGTTTAGCAACACAATTGTGTGAAGCTATTGACACTGTAACTAGGTCGGAAATTTATCTACCTTCAGAAGTTGCTAGTCGATTTTTTCGGTTTTTTCAGGCTTATTCAGATTCTTGTGTAAAAGCATGTCATGAAGTGCATTTGACCGAAAGAGAGCAAGAAGTTTTATATTGGTTAACTCAAGGTGCTTCTAATGAAAAAATAGCTAAACATTTATATGTGACAGTCGCTACTGTTAAGGCGCATCTCACAAGTATTTTTGAAAAATTGAAGGTTACTAGCCGGACTCAAGCGATTGTGGCTGCTCTTAAGTTAGGATTGGTTCACACTTGA
- a CDS encoding substrate-binding domain-containing protein encodes MSSFESFYQQYPCSYNSPLNCDRPFQTAQQIKGAKFCLECGFPATLPQEAEIKGNQGTYQIASFIGVRGLGRLYSGVKLKDKQPVIIKEYLLPNRCFNESETQKRKETFKRVGGVSLADSRIQNFRLVETKEAIADEKGERCYLITQDIESSQTLAKYVIEKGAMTSSDVREVLNQGLQTLQFLHTQKLRFPSNQIQMGITHGNISLDSTLIKLEKNQKFSIYFSDLAIWENLFIPPIITQPAPARPEQDLESLGLLAFSLWVGQTTNFLSNQPLDPRNNQQWPDTDSHLKQFIYRLIGLESPFENAEAARKALLELPKEDSGKSSVRSPGSQKIKKPLPMPLILLGILALLLLSGGILYWLLGKKTDSANQYIQWSRLVRNFSEVTNVPSGRFTYTGERDSTWSYVLTQPVDNSRLRDLLTTPKPDATATFNYESVLSSNLNNPIKSIEEVQTSKKDFAITSLVNNITDKLAKKTVAYDGLLVFVAFNKRDSNLANALGGQINLEQLRQIYTGKITNWQQINPKLPNLPVKPFAPTEPEAISKFQEIVLKNAPQDEALFTAKVTKLDTTKTQNLIRSETLQGRTTGIISFGIISKTSNQCTGYPLAIADDKRSAIQPLFQRRDRRSINPSDDLCQHDDYYVDVTTFQSYPLGYPIFVVYPKDSNRLPGGSTFAQMLTTRQGQCLLSKVGLVALQPMPDDINSYACKSVP; translated from the coding sequence ATGTCCTCATTTGAATCTTTTTATCAACAATACCCCTGCTCGTACAATTCTCCCTTAAATTGCGATCGCCCCTTCCAAACGGCGCAGCAAATTAAGGGCGCTAAGTTTTGCTTGGAATGTGGTTTTCCAGCAACTTTACCACAGGAGGCTGAGATTAAAGGAAATCAAGGGACTTATCAAATAGCTAGTTTTATCGGTGTGCGGGGTTTAGGCCGCTTATACTCAGGTGTTAAACTTAAGGACAAACAGCCTGTAATCATTAAAGAATATCTATTACCCAATCGTTGTTTTAATGAAAGCGAAACTCAAAAGCGGAAAGAAACTTTCAAACGGGTGGGTGGAGTAAGTTTAGCCGATAGTCGAATTCAAAACTTCCGTCTGGTGGAAACTAAAGAAGCGATCGCTGATGAAAAAGGAGAGCGCTGTTATCTAATTACTCAAGATATAGAGTCATCCCAAACTTTAGCTAAATATGTGATAGAAAAGGGAGCAATGACATCTTCTGATGTGCGTGAGGTACTAAATCAAGGTTTACAAACTCTCCAGTTTCTCCACACTCAAAAGCTGCGTTTTCCCTCCAATCAAATACAGATGGGTATCACTCATGGCAATATAAGTTTAGATAGTACTTTAATTAAATTAGAAAAAAATCAAAAGTTCTCTATATACTTTAGTGATTTAGCTATCTGGGAAAATTTATTTATTCCACCCATTATTACTCAACCCGCACCCGCCAGACCTGAACAAGATTTAGAATCGTTAGGATTGCTAGCCTTTTCTTTATGGGTAGGGCAAACAACTAATTTTCTATCCAATCAGCCTCTCGATCCTAGAAATAATCAACAATGGCCGGATACTGATAGCCATTTAAAGCAATTTATTTATCGACTAATTGGGCTGGAAAGTCCTTTCGAGAATGCGGAAGCCGCACGTAAAGCATTACTGGAACTTCCCAAAGAAGATAGTGGCAAAAGTTCAGTGCGATCGCCAGGTTCTCAAAAAATAAAAAAGCCTTTGCCAATGCCCTTAATTCTACTAGGCATTCTAGCTTTATTACTACTTAGCGGCGGAATATTGTATTGGCTTTTGGGCAAGAAAACAGATAGTGCTAATCAATATATACAATGGTCTAGACTTGTGCGGAATTTCTCAGAAGTTACCAACGTTCCTTCTGGACGATTTACTTACACAGGAGAAAGAGATAGTACATGGAGTTATGTTTTAACGCAACCAGTCGATAACAGTCGTTTAAGAGATTTATTGACCACACCAAAGCCAGATGCAACAGCAACATTTAACTATGAATCGGTTTTGTCATCAAATCTAAATAATCCGATTAAAAGTATTGAAGAAGTCCAAACAAGCAAAAAGGATTTTGCAATTACTAGTTTGGTAAACAACATCACAGATAAACTTGCTAAAAAAACAGTTGCTTATGATGGTTTACTTGTTTTTGTAGCATTTAATAAAAGAGACTCAAATCTTGCTAATGCTCTTGGGGGGCAAATCAATCTTGAACAATTGCGTCAAATTTACACAGGTAAAATTACTAATTGGCAGCAGATTAATCCGAAACTTCCAAATCTACCCGTCAAACCTTTTGCCCCTACTGAACCAGAAGCAATCAGTAAATTTCAAGAAATAGTCCTCAAAAATGCTCCCCAGGACGAAGCTTTATTTACTGCAAAGGTTACTAAACTTGATACAACAAAAACCCAAAACCTAATACGCAGCGAGACTCTACAAGGGCGAACCACTGGTATTATTAGTTTTGGGATTATCAGTAAAACTTCGAATCAGTGTACTGGGTATCCTCTAGCGATCGCAGATGATAAAAGGTCAGCGATTCAACCTTTATTTCAAAGGCGCGATCGCCGCTCAATAAATCCTTCAGATGATTTATGTCAGCATGATGATTATTATGTTGATGTCACAACTTTCCAAAGCTACCCCTTGGGATACCCTATTTTTGTAGTGTACCCTAAAGACAGCAACCGCCTGCCTGGTGGTTCTACATTTGCCCAGATGCTAACCACTCGTCAGGGTCAGTGTTTACTTAGTAAAGTAGGTCTTGTCGCTTTACAACCTATGCCTGATGATATAAATTCTTATGCCTGCAAATCGGTGCCCTAA
- a CDS encoding FHA domain-containing protein, giving the protein MPANRCPNPSCEYFNRALPNNAKVCPWCSTPIGNVVSPTPQPPSQPPPIQQQPSQPPPVQYQRPATEQPNYQVPQQAPVDYSTVYQPRVSYPPTPPVYTPPPQRAPVLKLIHSTGREFNLVGEGGYIGRRSQSPGIAPPEIDLTGIPSEGIVSRRHARVDWDWSQNAYMIVDMSTNGIYLNNNSLTPGMQYRLLNGDSVKFGQDNLVNFTVYIV; this is encoded by the coding sequence ATGCCTGCAAATCGGTGCCCTAATCCCAGTTGCGAATATTTTAACCGCGCCCTGCCTAACAATGCTAAGGTTTGTCCCTGGTGTTCAACTCCTATAGGTAATGTAGTTTCTCCTACACCACAACCGCCTAGTCAACCACCACCTATTCAACAACAACCTAGTCAACCACCACCTGTTCAGTATCAACGGCCAGCAACAGAACAACCTAACTACCAAGTTCCCCAACAAGCTCCCGTTGATTATTCAACAGTCTATCAGCCACGGGTTTCTTATCCACCAACACCGCCTGTTTATACCCCCCCGCCTCAAAGAGCGCCAGTCTTAAAGCTGATTCATAGCACGGGAAGAGAATTTAACCTCGTTGGGGAAGGAGGTTATATTGGCCGTCGCAGTCAGAGTCCAGGAATAGCGCCGCCAGAAATTGACTTAACTGGCATTCCCAGTGAGGGAATAGTCTCTCGTCGTCATGCGCGAGTCGATTGGGACTGGTCGCAAAATGCATACATGATTGTTGATATGAGTACAAATGGTATTTATTTAAACAACAACTCTCTAACTCCTGGTATGCAATATCGCTTGCTTAATGGCGATTCAGTCAAATTTGGTCAAGATAACCTAGTCAACTTCACTGTATATATAGTGTAG
- a CDS encoding anthranilate phosphoribosyltransferase family protein, translated as MSNVFREFLQKVGSGNHTAENLTRTQAATATKMMLLGEATPAQIGAFLIAHRIKRPTGEELAGMLDAYDELGPKLQPIASGRPAIALGIPYDGRTRTAPISPVTALLLAAVGQPIIMHGGDRLPTKYGLPLIDIWQGLGVDWTTLPLAKTQQIFEQTGIGFIYLPQHFPLTTSIWEYRDQLGKRPPLATMELIWCPYAGDAHVIAGFVHPPTEGMFQIALGLRGVTKFTLVKGLEGSCDLPRDRTAIISLSTSVTSQEVERLHLVPRDYGFTTKNVPLGTTEELVAEIQEVLAGKPGELMQTALWNGGFYLWRSGICSDMPEGLAKAEELLTTGMVAAKLQELIQLVNLVLGDVPFRVSTNSPK; from the coding sequence ATGAGCAATGTATTTCGGGAATTCCTGCAAAAAGTAGGCAGTGGAAACCACACAGCCGAGAATTTAACTCGCACCCAAGCAGCCACCGCAACTAAAATGATGCTGCTGGGTGAAGCGACACCAGCCCAAATCGGAGCGTTTTTGATTGCTCATCGCATCAAGCGTCCCACGGGGGAAGAGTTAGCGGGAATGTTAGATGCTTATGATGAACTGGGGCCAAAACTGCAACCAATAGCCTCCGGGCGGCCAGCGATCGCTCTTGGCATCCCTTATGATGGTAGAACACGCACAGCACCAATTAGTCCGGTAACAGCTTTACTACTCGCCGCAGTTGGACAGCCAATAATCATGCACGGTGGCGATCGCCTACCAACTAAATACGGCTTACCCCTGATAGATATTTGGCAGGGTTTAGGGGTCGATTGGACTACGCTACCACTAGCAAAAACCCAGCAGATATTTGAGCAAACAGGAATCGGCTTTATTTATCTACCTCAGCATTTCCCCTTAACTACTAGTATTTGGGAATACCGCGACCAACTTGGCAAACGTCCGCCCTTAGCGACAATGGAGCTAATTTGGTGTCCTTATGCTGGGGATGCTCATGTAATTGCTGGGTTTGTCCATCCGCCAACAGAAGGGATGTTTCAGATAGCTCTGGGTCTGCGAGGAGTGACAAAATTTACATTAGTGAAAGGATTAGAAGGTAGTTGCGACTTACCGCGCGATCGCACTGCAATCATCAGCTTATCTACATCCGTAACATCCCAAGAGGTAGAACGATTACACCTCGTACCGCGTGATTACGGCTTTACTACCAAAAACGTACCCCTGGGAACTACTGAAGAACTGGTGGCGGAGATTCAAGAGGTTTTGGCAGGTAAACCAGGTGAATTGATGCAAACAGCCTTGTGGAATGGTGGATTTTACCTATGGCGGAGTGGTATTTGTTCAGATATGCCAGAGGGTTTAGCTAAAGCAGAAGAATTATTAACCACTGGGATGGTAGCAGCTAAACTCCAAGAACTGATCCAATTAGTAAATTTAGTATTAGGAGATGTACCCTTTAGGGTGTCAACGAATTCTCCAAAATAG